The following proteins are encoded in a genomic region of Gimesia algae:
- a CDS encoding PQQ-binding-like beta-propeller repeat protein, with product MHFTYQLTVLFVVLAVGQTCLAENYPQFRGAHSNAVSATPLPVNWSDEAGEQTNIRWKKPLEGEGWSQPIVWDNRVYMTAAVPSHPVKKNSARPESNRGDYSRDRNDLVNVLYQYQVVCLDAASGKTIWKKTVKEGKPPLKRHNTNTYATETPVTDGKRIYAYFGMNGVYCLDLNGDVLWQKDLGVYEMRAGWGTSSSPVLFEDRVFIQVDNQEQSFLVALDTKTGEEIWKVNRDEKSQYSSPMIWMNSLRNELIVGGTVYRSYHPATGKLLWTLDMNKGRSSATPVAVGDRLFIGNELRNRGGDDDGGGRLYSIKPGGAGDITPPGDVRQGTFVEWRIDGSGIQMASPTYLAGNLYFFERRRGIIRCVDMDTGRLEYESRVPGARAFWASPWTDGKHLFALDSNGNTHVIAAGDELNVVAVNKLDQQAWGTPAIADGSIFIRTVDNLYCIDAGR from the coding sequence ATGCATTTCACTTATCAATTGACCGTGCTGTTCGTCGTGCTGGCCGTGGGGCAAACCTGCCTGGCCGAAAACTATCCTCAGTTCCGGGGCGCGCATTCCAATGCCGTCTCTGCCACGCCGCTGCCTGTCAACTGGTCGGATGAGGCAGGAGAACAAACCAATATTCGCTGGAAGAAGCCCCTTGAGGGCGAAGGCTGGTCTCAGCCCATAGTCTGGGACAATCGCGTTTACATGACGGCTGCGGTGCCCTCCCATCCAGTAAAGAAAAACAGTGCCCGGCCGGAATCCAATAGAGGTGACTACAGCCGCGATCGTAACGATCTGGTCAACGTGTTGTATCAATACCAGGTCGTCTGTCTGGATGCCGCCAGTGGCAAGACGATCTGGAAGAAGACAGTGAAAGAAGGTAAGCCGCCGTTGAAGCGGCACAACACCAACACCTATGCCACGGAAACGCCGGTCACAGACGGGAAGCGCATATACGCGTACTTCGGCATGAACGGCGTTTATTGTCTCGACCTGAACGGCGACGTGTTGTGGCAGAAAGATCTGGGCGTGTATGAGATGCGGGCCGGCTGGGGCACGTCGAGTTCACCGGTGCTGTTCGAAGATCGGGTGTTCATTCAGGTTGATAACCAGGAGCAGTCGTTTCTCGTGGCCCTGGATACGAAAACCGGAGAGGAAATCTGGAAGGTCAACCGTGATGAAAAGTCGCAATACAGCAGCCCCATGATCTGGATGAATTCACTGCGGAACGAACTGATCGTGGGGGGCACGGTCTATCGTTCCTATCATCCCGCGACCGGAAAGTTACTCTGGACGCTGGATATGAACAAAGGGCGTTCGTCGGCGACCCCTGTTGCCGTCGGCGATCGGCTGTTCATCGGCAATGAACTGCGTAATCGTGGCGGCGATGACGACGGAGGCGGGCGGCTTTACTCCATCAAACCGGGTGGCGCGGGTGATATTACTCCGCCGGGTGACGTCAGGCAGGGAACGTTCGTGGAGTGGCGGATAGACGGTTCCGGCATTCAAATGGCGTCGCCTACTTATTTAGCTGGCAACCTGTATTTCTTCGAACGCCGCCGGGGCATCATTCGTTGTGTCGATATGGATACGGGGCGTCTGGAATACGAGAGCCGCGTTCCGGGAGCCCGCGCGTTCTGGGCGTCTCCCTGGACCGACGGCAAACACCTTTTCGCGCTGGATTCCAACGGCAACACCCATGTCATCGCCGCCGGTGACGAATTGAACGTGGTCGCCGTCAACAAACTCGACCAGCAAGCCTGGGGCACCCCCGCCATCGCCGACGGCAGCATCTTCATCCGCACCGTCGACAACCTGTATTGTATTGATGCAGGTCGGTGA
- a CDS encoding protein kinase domain-containing protein, with amino-acid sequence MERQVALKTLPAAMTRDTQSILRFHREVKAAAKLTHPNIVAAYDADEANGVHYFVMEYVEGIDLSAVVKKQGVLEVDVAVDYILQAAKGLEFAHNKGVIHRDIKPANLLLDNDGCVKILDMGLARIEDEAHEIPATQLTQDGSVMGTVDYMAPEQAKDTHTADARSDIYSLGCSLYYLLTGESVYRGSTMVNRIMAHQNDPIPSLTGKHILISQDVDAVFQKMVAKKPEDRFQSMSEVIVAIDNCIQMKSSSTVATEPSEPELHKFLQSQRMASSQTVVMSADAMTAEKPLTDTQNESLTSGFLNHTLGGTSYQPLAKRKQSIGKRGGIIAGVVLASLILIAGIVLKVDTAAGTIILEVDQPELAGAVVSVDEQQKITIKTGKGTEPIEVVADEKTHTLQVTKGGFETFTKQFIVKAGGKETIKVRLEPLKVAEKKVPPAGTPAKSHYALRFKNDSDCVTLPLKHETAGDLTVEAWVTIDENSLKPQNFIAIKSSLISFFIGNSTIQGKEMQWNTTVMNDGQFYKLKVNSKVEFGKRTNIVVTYKGNVAQIYVNGHKKGEMNFKRSELRNGYLTTIGWKDNLNFKGSIDEVRFSNVARYTEDFTPDNHFKNDEHTMALYHFDEGSGDVLKDSSGNGHHGKIVGAKWVKVDDELQGSMVPLAVAEKKMPSAGTPAKSHSAIRFQNDSDRVVLPLKHETAGDLTVEAWVTIDENSNRPLRIIANGSSLTSFGIGYSKAEGKEKEWSTSVSNNGQFQVLQTDSKVEFGKRTNIAVTYKGNVAQIYVNGHKKGEMNFNGSNIHTDEFITIGNRYKGPPIKGSIDEVRFSNTARYSEDFTPTDHFENDKNTLALYHFDEGTGDVLKDSSGNGHDGKIVGAKWVEVEDELQVVKPATTGDTPMTDREVAEWVIGMGGWVNTGGKSITKIEQLPTEPFVINFLDLKGTSVKDDDLKRLAGLKTLPKLNLENTLISDTGLQYLKDIPLNYISLIGTQITDKGFGYLSNMPSLTTLYVGSTAISNSGVEQLKDMKQLEKLSFTNTQIDGVGLGHLKDLKDLKILGLESTSISDVDLQHLHGLKILIVLGLSNCKIADSGLAYLKDLKNLKVLSLDSTPITDEGLKHLSGLKMLQTLELQKTKVTPQGIASLQKALPNCKIVSDFETKPIMTSDSPMTDREIAEWVIGMGGGIGIGFKLNYKIEELPTEPVIFNSVSLKNASFEDHDLQRLAKLKTLKYLFLESTSISDTGFQYLKQMQNLEEIFLDYTKITDEGLLHLRGLQNLRVLRLSKTKITGEGLGHLKDLPRLHTIDVNRAAITNSGMKAMGDLKQLTSLNISFNSQVDETGLGYIEGLTKLEKLFAHLVPKITDEGLKHLQGMKQLETLTLSSTGITTTGLEQLTKHESLSKLDLTNCKITDSGLEHLQDLKNLRDLRLDLTPVSDAGLQHLYGLKKLENLDLRETKVTPQGIADLQKVLPNCKIESDFGTKPPATKAP; translated from the coding sequence ATGGAAAGGCAAGTCGCCCTCAAAACTCTGCCCGCTGCGATGACCAGAGATACACAGTCTATCCTGCGATTCCATCGTGAGGTCAAAGCAGCCGCCAAGCTGACCCATCCCAACATCGTTGCCGCATATGATGCCGATGAAGCCAATGGCGTGCATTACTTTGTGATGGAGTATGTGGAAGGGATTGACCTTTCAGCGGTTGTGAAAAAACAGGGTGTGCTGGAGGTTGATGTCGCCGTCGATTATATTCTGCAGGCGGCGAAGGGCCTGGAGTTCGCCCACAACAAAGGCGTCATTCACCGTGATATCAAACCCGCCAATCTGTTGCTGGACAATGATGGGTGTGTCAAAATTCTGGACATGGGCCTGGCTCGGATCGAAGATGAAGCCCACGAGATTCCAGCCACGCAATTGACTCAAGATGGCTCCGTGATGGGCACCGTCGATTACATGGCACCGGAACAGGCCAAAGACACGCACACTGCCGATGCCCGTTCCGATATCTACAGTTTAGGGTGTTCGCTGTATTACCTGCTCACAGGGGAATCGGTTTACCGTGGAAGCACCATGGTCAACCGAATCATGGCTCATCAGAACGATCCCATTCCTTCCCTGACAGGCAAGCACATCCTCATTTCTCAGGATGTGGATGCCGTGTTTCAGAAGATGGTTGCCAAGAAGCCGGAAGATCGATTTCAGTCGATGAGCGAAGTCATTGTCGCCATTGACAATTGTATTCAGATGAAGTCTTCCTCGACTGTTGCAACAGAGCCGTCCGAACCAGAGTTACACAAGTTTCTGCAATCACAGCGTATGGCATCCAGTCAGACTGTTGTCATGTCAGCGGATGCCATGACGGCAGAGAAACCGTTGACGGATACTCAAAATGAAAGCCTCACTTCTGGCTTTTTGAATCACACGCTGGGCGGCACCAGCTATCAACCGTTAGCAAAGCGAAAGCAGTCCATCGGAAAACGGGGTGGAATTATTGCGGGTGTTGTGCTGGCTTCGCTCATTTTAATAGCGGGAATCGTACTGAAAGTAGACACTGCGGCAGGGACCATCATTCTGGAAGTCGACCAGCCCGAATTGGCGGGGGCTGTGGTTTCCGTTGATGAGCAACAGAAAATCACCATCAAGACGGGTAAAGGTACAGAGCCGATTGAAGTGGTGGCGGATGAGAAGACACATACATTACAAGTGACCAAAGGCGGATTCGAAACATTCACAAAACAGTTCATTGTAAAAGCGGGTGGCAAAGAGACGATCAAGGTTCGGTTGGAACCGTTGAAGGTGGCTGAGAAGAAGGTGCCACCTGCGGGTACGCCAGCGAAATCGCATTATGCACTACGGTTCAAAAACGATTCCGATTGTGTGACTTTACCTCTGAAACATGAAACAGCAGGCGACTTGACAGTCGAAGCATGGGTCACCATTGATGAGAATTCTTTAAAACCACAAAATTTCATTGCAATTAAATCCAGTTTGATTAGCTTCTTTATCGGTAATTCAACAATTCAGGGAAAAGAAATGCAATGGAATACGACTGTTATGAATGATGGTCAATTCTATAAGTTGAAAGTCAACTCCAAAGTCGAATTTGGGAAAAGAACCAATATCGTAGTCACTTACAAGGGGAACGTTGCTCAAATTTATGTGAATGGTCACAAAAAAGGAGAAATGAATTTCAAAAGATCAGAACTTCGTAATGGATACCTCACTACAATTGGATGGAAGGATAACCTGAATTTCAAAGGCTCCATCGATGAAGTTCGCTTCTCCAACGTCGCCCGTTACACCGAGGACTTCACCCCAGACAATCACTTTAAAAACGACGAACACACAATGGCCCTCTACCACTTCGATGAAGGCAGCGGCGATGTGCTGAAAGACTCTTCTGGCAACGGACATCATGGCAAGATTGTCGGTGCGAAGTGGGTGAAGGTAGATGATGAGTTGCAGGGTAGTATGGTTCCGTTGGCAGTGGCTGAGAAGAAGATGCCATCTGCGGGTACCCCAGCGAAATCGCATTCTGCAATACGGTTCCAAAACGATTCCGATCGTGTCGTTTTACCTCTGAAACATGAAACAGCGGGCGACTTGACAGTCGAAGCATGGGTCACCATTGATGAGAATTCTAATAGACCACTAAGGATTATTGCAAATGGATCCAGTTTGACCAGCTTCGGTATCGGTTATTCAAAAGCTGAGGGAAAAGAAAAAGAATGGTCTACGAGTGTTTCGAATAATGGTCAATTCCAAGTGCTGCAAACCGATTCCAAAGTCGAATTTGGGAAAAGAACCAATATCGCAGTCACTTACAAAGGGAATGTTGCACAAATTTATGTGAATGGCCACAAAAAAGGAGAAATGAATTTCAATGGATCAAATATTCATACAGATGAGTTCATTACCATTGGAAATCGGTATAAAGGCCCTCCAATCAAAGGTTCCATCGATGAAGTACGTTTTTCCAACACCGCACGCTACTCCGAAGACTTCACACCAACGGACCACTTTGAAAACGACAAAAACACACTGGCTCTCTACCACTTCGATGAAGGCACAGGTGATGTGCTGAAAGACTCTTCCGGCAACGGACATGATGGCAAGATTGTTGGTGCTAAATGGGTGGAGGTGGAAGATGAATTGCAGGTTGTTAAGCCAGCCACGACAGGCGACACCCCCATGACTGACCGTGAGGTTGCTGAGTGGGTGATTGGAATGGGCGGGTGGGTAAACACCGGCGGTAAGAGTATCACCAAGATCGAACAGTTGCCAACCGAACCGTTTGTCATCAACTTTTTAGACCTAAAAGGTACGAGCGTGAAAGACGACGATCTGAAACGCCTGGCTGGATTGAAAACCCTACCGAAATTGAATCTTGAAAATACTCTCATTAGTGACACGGGACTTCAATATCTGAAAGACATCCCGTTAAACTATATTAGTTTAATCGGTACACAAATTACTGATAAGGGGTTCGGTTACCTCTCGAACATGCCAAGCCTGACAACTCTTTATGTTGGCAGCACCGCAATTTCCAATTCTGGTGTAGAGCAATTGAAAGACATGAAACAGCTTGAGAAGTTATCTTTCACTAATACACAAATCGACGGTGTGGGCCTTGGGCATCTCAAAGACTTGAAGGATTTAAAGATATTGGGTTTAGAATCAACGTCAATCAGTGATGTGGACCTGCAACATCTTCACGGTCTAAAGATATTGATTGTACTCGGTCTCAGTAACTGCAAGATAGCTGATTCCGGCCTTGCGTATCTCAAAGACTTGAAGAATCTAAAGGTATTGAGTTTAGATTCAACGCCAATCACTGATGAAGGCTTGAAACATCTTTCCGGCCTGAAGATGTTGCAGACTCTTGAACTCCAAAAGACAAAAGTCACCCCCCAAGGCATTGCCAGCCTGCAAAAAGCCCTGCCGAACTGCAAAATTGTCAGCGATTTCGAAACGAAGCCAATCATGACAAGCGACTCACCCATGACTGACCGTGAGATTGCTGAGTGGGTGATTGGAATGGGTGGAGGCATTGGCATCGGCTTTAAATTAAATTACAAGATCGAAGAGTTGCCAACCGAGCCTGTAATATTTAATTCTGTAAGCCTGAAGAATGCGAGTTTCGAAGACCACGATCTGCAACGTCTGGCAAAGCTGAAAACTCTCAAGTACTTATTTCTTGAGTCTACATCAATCAGTGATACAGGATTTCAATATCTCAAGCAGATGCAAAATTTAGAAGAAATATTTCTGGATTACACAAAGATCACAGATGAGGGACTTTTACATCTCAGGGGGCTCCAGAATTTAAGAGTTTTACGTTTGTCAAAAACTAAGATCACAGGGGAAGGACTTGGTCACCTCAAGGATCTGCCGAGATTGCATACCATTGATGTGAACCGTGCGGCCATTACCAATTCGGGTATGAAAGCCATGGGGGATTTGAAACAGTTGACCTCACTAAATATATCTTTCAATTCACAAGTCGATGAAACAGGTCTGGGATACATTGAAGGTCTGACAAAACTGGAGAAACTTTTTGCTCATCTTGTCCCCAAAATTACGGACGAGGGATTGAAACACCTGCAAGGCATGAAGCAATTAGAAACTCTCACATTATCAAGCACAGGAATCACGACTACAGGGCTGGAACAACTTACTAAGCATGAGAGCCTCAGCAAACTGGATCTTACCAACTGCAAGATCACTGACTCGGGGCTTGAGCATCTGCAGGACTTAAAGAATCTCCGGGATTTGAGACTTGATTTAACGCCCGTATCCGATGCCGGTTTGCAACACCTTTATGGTTTGAAGAAGTTGGAGAATCTCGATCTCCGAGAAACCAAAGTCACCCCCCAGGGCATTGCCGACCTGCAGAAAGTCCTGCCGAACTGCAAAATTGAAAGCGATTTCGGAACGAAACCACCGGCAACTAAAGCCCCGTAG
- a CDS encoding DUF1559 family PulG-like putative transporter: MRMTQRNEKRGFTLIELLVVIAIIAILIALLLPAVQQAREAARRSTCKNNLKQIGLALHNYHDTHRVFPLMYQGLSSGAPNLGATNGLGIAWGTYILPFMDQANLYESISTRMFGATGNGAGIHWLNDTTATVGTTTLAKTILPAFICPSDPMGGINTDRGSYGKSNYLAVVGTDWDGDGPISGTTTPTYKGAFYGNSANRMRDFIDGTSNTFLAGERTTEGAANGGIWIGARGTRSDNGLRTSANGNFLINNAGATDGAASSTHVGGCHFLFGDGRISFLSENISSETYEYLGLINDGKVIGEY, encoded by the coding sequence ATGAGAATGACTCAACGCAACGAGAAACGCGGCTTTACTTTGATCGAACTTCTAGTTGTGATCGCCATTATTGCTATCCTCATCGCATTACTTCTTCCCGCCGTTCAGCAGGCCCGCGAAGCAGCACGTCGCAGTACCTGCAAGAATAACCTGAAACAGATCGGCCTGGCGCTGCATAACTACCATGATACGCATCGTGTCTTCCCCCTCATGTACCAGGGACTTTCCAGTGGTGCACCCAATCTCGGTGCGACCAATGGACTGGGTATTGCCTGGGGAACTTATATTCTCCCGTTCATGGACCAGGCCAATTTATACGAAAGCATTTCCACACGGATGTTTGGCGCCACGGGCAACGGGGCCGGTATTCACTGGTTGAACGACACCACCGCAACAGTGGGCACAACCACCCTGGCAAAGACCATTCTGCCCGCCTTCATCTGTCCTTCCGACCCGATGGGAGGCATCAATACCGACCGTGGTTCGTACGGGAAATCAAACTACCTGGCAGTCGTAGGTACCGACTGGGATGGCGATGGCCCTATCTCTGGTACAACAACGCCCACCTACAAAGGTGCCTTCTATGGAAACTCTGCTAATCGAATGCGTGATTTTATAGACGGTACCAGCAACACATTTCTGGCAGGAGAACGCACTACCGAAGGAGCCGCCAATGGTGGCATCTGGATTGGCGCCCGAGGAACCCGTTCGGACAACGGTCTGCGAACTTCCGCTAATGGCAACTTCCTGATCAATAACGCAGGCGCGACCGATGGAGCCGCCAGCAGTACACACGTCGGCGGTTGTCACTTCCTTTTCGGTGATGGACGCATCAGCTTTCTGAGCGAAAACATCAGTTCAGAAACCTACGAGTACCTGGGATTGATCAATGACGGAAAAGTCATTGGCGAATATTAA
- a CDS encoding HPF/RaiA family ribosome-associated protein — translation MRNYDFECVALQTDCSAQTKEFVETQWDQAIDRIDNWIRTVSIYLTDINGPRGGISKRCRIVVHTQSGAPVIVQDTQERISTAITHAIKRAAHTLKRQVAKKRNKKRQPLHSITEPLPEVEAEI, via the coding sequence ATGCGAAACTATGACTTCGAATGTGTTGCGTTGCAGACCGACTGCAGTGCTCAAACGAAAGAATTTGTCGAAACTCAGTGGGACCAGGCAATCGATCGGATTGATAACTGGATTCGTACTGTCAGCATTTATCTAACCGATATCAACGGCCCGCGCGGCGGAATCAGTAAACGTTGTCGAATCGTCGTGCATACGCAATCCGGTGCGCCCGTGATTGTCCAAGATACCCAGGAGCGGATTTCCACGGCGATCACGCATGCCATCAAACGAGCCGCGCATACGCTCAAACGACAGGTGGCTAAAAAACGTAATAAAAAACGTCAGCCTCTGCATTCGATTACCGAACCGTTACCAGAAGTCGAAGCGGAAATTTAA
- a CDS encoding sensor histidine kinase gives MKTTLPTDDVFNNDCFRAIANCTYDWESWHTSAGRLLWVNAAVERMTGYSPQECLTMSDYPLPIVAPEDRDKIAAVLKQAQADEIGNDVEFRAIHREGHELWMAVSWQPMIHENGKHLGFRTSIRDITERNQLREQLRLHAAHLEQLVQERTAQITQLEKNRRKMEKLAALGQLAAGVAHEVNNPLAGIRNAFALFKADVPAEHEHFELLELIDREIERISSITHLMYQLYRPSAQRSTSFMIGNIVEDVIRLLEPAARKAQVEVEREAAATDIQVTLPEGEVKQILLNLIQNAIQASAPGDTVSIHVSSLNETVRVEVADQGSGITEENLPRIFDPFFSTKPSMPRQGMGLGLSVSRSLIEALGGSIDVVSAPGSGARFTASFPISTQQS, from the coding sequence ATGAAAACGACTCTTCCCACCGATGATGTGTTCAACAACGACTGCTTTCGTGCAATTGCCAATTGTACGTATGACTGGGAAAGCTGGCATACCAGTGCTGGCCGCCTGTTATGGGTGAATGCTGCGGTAGAACGGATGACCGGCTACTCTCCGCAAGAATGCCTGACGATGAGCGATTACCCTCTGCCGATCGTAGCGCCGGAAGATCGGGATAAGATTGCTGCAGTTCTGAAACAGGCACAGGCGGATGAAATTGGAAACGATGTGGAGTTTCGCGCCATCCACCGTGAAGGGCATGAACTCTGGATGGCCGTTTCCTGGCAGCCGATGATTCACGAGAATGGAAAGCATCTGGGCTTTCGAACCAGTATTCGCGATATTACCGAACGCAATCAACTGCGCGAGCAGTTGCGACTGCACGCAGCGCATCTGGAACAGCTGGTGCAGGAACGGACCGCACAGATTACGCAGCTGGAAAAGAACCGTCGCAAAATGGAAAAGCTGGCAGCACTCGGACAACTGGCAGCTGGCGTCGCGCATGAAGTCAATAATCCCCTGGCAGGAATTCGCAACGCATTCGCCCTGTTCAAAGCAGACGTACCAGCGGAGCACGAACACTTCGAACTGCTGGAACTGATCGATCGGGAGATTGAAAGAATCAGTTCGATTACGCATCTGATGTATCAGCTGTATCGTCCGAGTGCCCAACGCTCCACATCTTTCATGATCGGCAACATCGTGGAAGATGTCATTCGCCTGCTGGAACCAGCGGCGCGCAAGGCACAGGTTGAGGTGGAACGGGAAGCCGCTGCAACCGACATCCAGGTCACATTACCTGAAGGAGAAGTCAAACAGATCCTGCTGAATCTGATTCAAAATGCGATCCAGGCCTCAGCGCCCGGCGATACCGTTTCCATCCACGTCAGTAGCTTGAACGAAACAGTCAGAGTTGAGGTAGCAGATCAGGGTTCGGGGATCACAGAAGAGAATCTGCCCCGCATTTTTGACCCGTTTTTCAGCACCAAACCCAGTATGCCTCGCCAGGGAATGGGGTTGGGGCTCTCTGTTTCGCGCAGTCTGATCGAAGCGTTGGGCGGGAGTATTGATGTCGTAAGTGCTCCCGGATCGGGGGCCCGCTTTACAGCCAGTTTTCCCATATCGACCCAGCAATCCTGA
- a CDS encoding sigma-54-dependent transcriptional regulator: MTNTPAHRILIADDEPLYLRTTGELLRKSGYECVCVPNAQQALEALQTQPFDLILSDLNMPGNFKLELLRAGRRNWSHIPLIVVTGVPSIPSAIESIRLGITDYLLKPVKFEDLLSSVRRAIASTEKAAHTPATEVPEQRELSDRYPEIIGRSAPVMELLEIIDRLAESDANVLITGESGTGKEVVARAIHLHSHRQKHNFQVIDCTAIPESLFESVLYGHVKGSFTGAVKDQAGLLSLCHQGTAFFDELGELPLTSQAKLLRAIQESKFTPVGNNTQIEVDTRFISATNRDLEMEVKERRFREDLFYRLGVIHVELPPLRDRGTDILLLAEHFLPELKPAKSPVSGFSAETLECFQQYGWPGNIRELRNVIERAATLSRSDCIELTDLPEQLRRNVTDGESASIDLQHASRNEAVETAEHSYLASLLEKHAGNISQAAQQAGLSRQGMHKLLKKHGLSAADYRN, encoded by the coding sequence ATGACGAACACTCCCGCACACCGTATTTTAATCGCCGATGATGAACCGCTTTACTTGAGAACCACGGGCGAACTCCTGCGCAAATCAGGTTACGAATGCGTCTGCGTTCCCAATGCGCAACAGGCACTCGAAGCGCTGCAGACCCAGCCATTCGATCTGATTCTCTCGGATCTGAACATGCCCGGAAATTTCAAGCTCGAATTGCTTCGAGCAGGGCGACGCAACTGGTCTCACATCCCCCTGATTGTGGTAACCGGCGTCCCTTCCATCCCCTCTGCCATTGAGAGTATCCGCCTGGGCATTACCGACTACCTGCTGAAGCCTGTCAAATTTGAAGATTTACTCAGCAGTGTCCGCCGCGCGATCGCCAGCACTGAGAAGGCTGCACACACACCTGCGACTGAGGTTCCGGAACAACGTGAACTGTCAGATCGATACCCCGAGATCATCGGCCGCAGTGCTCCTGTCATGGAATTGCTGGAAATCATCGATCGCCTGGCAGAAAGTGATGCCAACGTCCTGATCACGGGGGAAAGCGGAACAGGGAAAGAAGTGGTGGCCCGCGCCATTCACCTGCACAGTCATCGGCAGAAACACAACTTCCAGGTGATCGACTGCACGGCGATTCCCGAATCTCTGTTCGAGTCGGTCCTGTACGGCCATGTCAAAGGATCGTTCACCGGCGCGGTGAAAGATCAGGCTGGCTTGCTCAGTCTCTGTCATCAGGGAACCGCTTTTTTTGACGAGCTGGGAGAATTACCGCTGACCTCTCAGGCCAAACTCCTGCGTGCCATTCAGGAATCAAAGTTTACCCCCGTCGGAAACAACACACAGATCGAAGTCGATACCCGCTTCATCAGCGCCACCAATCGTGATCTGGAAATGGAAGTTAAAGAGAGACGATTTCGCGAAGACCTGTTTTATCGACTGGGAGTGATTCATGTTGAACTCCCCCCCCTACGTGATCGTGGAACTGACATCCTGCTGCTGGCAGAACACTTTCTCCCCGAACTCAAGCCGGCAAAGTCACCGGTAAGTGGTTTCTCTGCTGAGACGCTGGAATGCTTTCAACAGTACGGCTGGCCTGGAAACATCCGCGAGTTGCGAAATGTCATTGAACGTGCAGCCACTTTGTCGCGTTCCGATTGCATTGAACTCACCGATCTGCCAGAACAACTCAGGCGGAATGTAACTGACGGGGAATCCGCGTCCATCGATTTACAACATGCCTCGCGAAATGAAGCAGTCGAAACGGCCGAGCACTCTTACCTCGCTTCACTCTTGGAAAAACATGCCGGCAATATTTCACAGGCAGCCCAGCAGGCCGGCCTCTCCCGCCAGGGAATGCACAAGCTGTTAAAAAAACATGGGCTGTCTGCCGCCGACTATCGCAACTGA
- the rnk gene encoding nucleoside diphosphate kinase regulator: MNQQKIFITKTDYQRLHNLLRSDFTQAIGNKPYLSGLHAELAVAQIVESDEIPPDVVTMNSTVRLRDLETDELETYTLVYPQDANIKVGKLSILTPIGTAILGYRIGDQLRSRALAGGGKIRVEEILFQPERAGLTI; the protein is encoded by the coding sequence ATGAATCAGCAGAAGATATTCATCACCAAAACCGATTACCAGCGGCTGCATAATCTGCTACGCAGCGATTTCACGCAGGCAATCGGCAATAAACCTTATTTGAGCGGACTTCATGCCGAACTTGCTGTGGCGCAAATTGTAGAATCAGACGAGATTCCCCCAGATGTGGTCACCATGAACTCAACCGTGCGACTGCGTGATCTGGAGACTGACGAACTGGAAACTTATACGCTCGTGTATCCGCAGGATGCGAATATTAAAGTAGGAAAACTCTCGATTCTCACGCCCATCGGCACCGCGATCCTCGGTTACCGCATCGGCGATCAGTTACGCAGTCGGGCTTTAGCTGGCGGCGGTAAAATTCGAGTTGAAGAAATTTTATTCCAGCCGGAACGGGCGGGACTGACAATTTAG
- a CDS encoding flavin reductase family protein, whose protein sequence is MELDFEGADLDRAYAVLSSLVTPRPIAWVTSLDEAGVVNAAPFSFFNVLGAHPPIVGFCPGNREDGTPKDTAINVRKLHEFVVNLVDESLAEQMNQTAASLPFGVSEVEAAGMEVLPSSTVKPPRLAAAPASLECAEWGTLQIGDNRLVIGLVKRVHIQDQYWEADTMRIRSEELRLIGRMARPSWYCRTTDRFEMERPQ, encoded by the coding sequence ATGGAACTTGATTTTGAAGGTGCGGATCTGGATCGTGCTTACGCCGTATTATCGTCACTGGTGACTCCTCGTCCGATCGCGTGGGTGACATCACTGGATGAGGCGGGCGTCGTGAATGCGGCGCCTTTCAGTTTTTTCAATGTGCTGGGCGCGCATCCGCCGATCGTCGGGTTCTGTCCGGGGAATCGCGAAGATGGTACGCCGAAAGATACCGCGATCAATGTGCGTAAGCTGCATGAGTTCGTGGTTAACCTGGTGGATGAATCGCTGGCAGAGCAGATGAATCAGACGGCAGCCAGTCTGCCTTTTGGCGTGAGTGAAGTCGAAGCGGCAGGGATGGAAGTGTTGCCGTCTTCGACTGTCAAACCTCCCCGACTCGCGGCTGCACCGGCGAGTCTGGAGTGTGCGGAATGGGGGACGCTGCAGATCGGCGATAACCGGCTGGTGATCGGGCTGGTCAAGCGGGTGCATATTCAGGATCAGTACTGGGAAGCGGATACCATGCGCATCCGGTCGGAAGAACTGCGGCTGATTGGCAGAATGGCCCGGCCCAGCTGGTACTGTCGCACGACAGATCGATTCGAAATGGAACGACCGCAATAG